Proteins encoded in a region of the Bradyrhizobium sp. CB3481 genome:
- the nifD gene encoding nitrogenase molybdenum-iron protein alpha chain, with the protein MSLARTESVKARNKKLIEEVLKVYPEKTAKRRAKHLNVHEEGRSDCGVKSNLKSIPGVMTIRGCAYAGSKGVVWGPIKDMIHISHGPVGCGQYSWGSRRNYYVGTTGIDTFVTLQFTSDFQEKDIVFGGDKKLAKIIDEIQELFPLNNGITIQSECPIGLIGDDIEAVSRVKSKEYGGKTIVPVRCEGFRGVSQSLGHHIANDAVRDWVFDKSTPDGKSKFESTPYDVAIIGDYNIGGDAWSSRILLEEMGLRVIAQWSGDGSLAELEATPKAKLNVLHCYRSMNYISRHMEEKYGIPWCEYNFFGPSKIAESLRKIAGYFDDNIKEGAERVIAKYQPLVDAVIAKYRPRLEGKTVMLFVGGLRPRHVIGAYEDLGMEVVGTGYEFGHNDDYQRTAQHYVKDGTLIYDDVTGYEFEQFVEKMQPDLVGSGIKEKYVFQKMGVPFRQMHSWDYSGPYHGYDGFAIFARDMDMAINSPIWKNTKAPWKDVAKPKLLAAE; encoded by the coding sequence ATGAGTCTCGCCAGGACGGAGAGTGTCAAAGCCCGCAATAAGAAGCTTATTGAGGAAGTGCTGAAGGTCTATCCCGAGAAGACCGCGAAGAGGCGCGCCAAGCACCTCAATGTGCATGAGGAAGGCAGGTCCGATTGTGGGGTCAAGTCCAACCTAAAATCCATCCCCGGCGTGATGACGATCCGTGGCTGCGCTTATGCGGGCTCGAAGGGCGTGGTCTGGGGACCGATCAAAGACATGATCCACATCAGCCATGGTCCGGTCGGCTGCGGCCAGTACTCGTGGGGCTCGCGGCGCAACTATTACGTCGGCACAACGGGCATCGATACCTTCGTGACGCTGCAGTTCACCTCCGATTTCCAGGAAAAGGACATCGTGTTCGGGGGCGACAAGAAGCTAGCCAAGATCATCGACGAGATCCAGGAGCTGTTCCCGCTCAACAACGGCATCACCATCCAATCGGAGTGCCCGATCGGTCTGATCGGCGACGATATCGAGGCGGTGTCCAGGGTGAAGTCAAAGGAATATGGCGGTAAGACTATCGTACCGGTCCGATGTGAGGGGTTTCGTGGTGTGTCGCAATCGCTCGGGCATCACATTGCGAACGACGCTGTGCGGGACTGGGTATTCGACAAGAGCACGCCCGACGGCAAGTCGAAATTTGAGTCGACGCCCTACGATGTCGCGATCATCGGGGACTATAATATTGGCGGTGACGCCTGGTCGTCCCGGATCCTACTCGAGGAAATGGGCCTGCGCGTGATCGCGCAGTGGTCCGGCGACGGCTCTCTGGCCGAGCTCGAGGCAACGCCGAAGGCGAAGCTCAATGTGCTGCACTGCTATCGGTCGATGAACTACATCTCGCGCCACATGGAGGAGAAGTATGGCATTCCGTGGTGCGAATATAACTTCTTCGGGCCCTCTAAGATCGCGGAATCGCTGCGCAAAATCGCCGGCTATTTCGATGACAACATCAAGGAGGGCGCCGAGCGGGTGATTGCAAAATATCAGCCGCTGGTAGACGCGGTCATCGCAAAATATCGCCCGCGCTTGGAAGGCAAGACCGTCATGCTGTTCGTCGGTGGTCTTCGTCCGCGTCATGTGATCGGTGCTTATGAGGACCTCGGCATGGAGGTGGTGGGCACCGGCTACGAGTTCGGCCACAATGACGACTATCAGCGCACCGCCCAGCATTATGTGAAAGACGGCACGCTGATCTATGACGACGTCACCGGATATGAATTCGAGCAGTTCGTCGAGAAGATGCAGCCCGACCTGGTCGGCTCCGGCATCAAGGAAAAATACGTGTTCCAGAAGATGGGTGTGCCGTTCCGGCAGATGCACTCCTGGGACTATTCGGGTCCGTATCACGGCTATGATGGGTTTGCGATCTTCGCGCGCGACATGGACATGGCCATCAACTCACCGATCTGGAAGAACACCAAGGCGCCTTGGAAGGACGTAGCCAAGCCGAAGCTTCTGGCTGCGGAATGA
- a CDS encoding 4Fe-4S dicluster domain-containing protein has protein sequence MAYKIIASQCTVCGACEFECPNAAITLMNDTYMIDAKKCTECDEHFDTPQCAAVCPISDTCVPA, from the coding sequence ATGGCTTACAAGATTATCGCCTCCCAGTGCACCGTCTGTGGCGCATGTGAGTTCGAATGTCCCAATGCCGCAATCACGCTCATGAACGACACGTACATGATCGATGCGAAGAAGTGCACCGAATGCGATGAGCATTTCGACACGCCGCAATGCGCTGCCGTCTGTCCGATATCCGACACCTGCGTGCCGGCATAG
- a CDS encoding DUF4337 domain-containing protein: MSAHESMKHAEHAEHAAGENKKIALLIAVLALFLAISETLGKSAHTEANHEHINAASDWEFFQAKKIRGTVVQTAAELTKLIQRSETDVAIKAAMQKQIEDWEKSAARYASEPETGEGTAQLSARAKHAEHERDKAAAKYYHFELASAAFQIGIVLASTTIITGMLALFYVSGLLTLVGIGVTALGVWWPHILRLH, encoded by the coding sequence ATGAGCGCACATGAAAGCATGAAGCATGCGGAGCATGCCGAGCACGCTGCTGGCGAGAACAAGAAGATCGCACTGCTGATCGCCGTGCTGGCGCTGTTCCTTGCAATCTCGGAGACACTCGGCAAGAGCGCGCACACCGAAGCGAACCATGAGCACATCAATGCTGCCAGTGACTGGGAGTTCTTCCAGGCCAAGAAGATCCGAGGCACCGTGGTGCAGACCGCGGCCGAGCTGACCAAGCTCATCCAGCGCTCGGAAACGGATGTGGCGATCAAGGCTGCCATGCAGAAGCAGATCGAGGACTGGGAGAAGAGCGCCGCACGCTATGCCTCGGAGCCGGAAACCGGCGAAGGCACCGCGCAGCTCTCCGCAAGAGCCAAACATGCCGAGCACGAGCGCGACAAGGCTGCGGCAAAGTATTACCATTTCGAGCTGGCCTCGGCGGCGTTCCAGATCGGAATCGTGCTGGCCTCGACGACCATCATAACTGGCATGCTTGCGCTCTTTTATGTGAGCGGCCTGCTGACGCTTGTCGGAATCGGGGTGACGGCGCTCGGCGTCTGGTGGCCGCACATCCTGCGTCTGCACTGA
- a CDS encoding recombinase family protein, whose translation MACAGEVGAELWFDASRLARNGRDWHHLLELCGLVDARVIDLDGIYDPCRPNDRLLFGMKGSISAFELGIIQARMLDAARAKARRGELRISVPIGYIWHREMGLNFDPDLRLQEAIHQIFARFRRLGGARQVLLSMRADQVHFPRPSDGKQLVSFDWTPIRYRNVISVLKNPFYAGVYVYGKSEKRVEIVDGRARKSYGHGKPFEEWEVKLKDHHKGYIDWAEFELNQTQLAINAYGKLGGLKSGRGGRALLSGLISCACCGRRTASLSRPT comes from the coding sequence ATGGCTTGCGCCGGGGAAGTCGGGGCCGAGCTCTGGTTCGACGCTTCCCGGCTTGCCCGCAATGGCCGCGACTGGCACCACCTTCTTGAGCTCTGCGGACTGGTCGACGCCCGCGTCATCGACCTGGACGGCATATACGACCCCTGTCGTCCCAACGACCGATTGCTTTTTGGGATGAAGGGTAGCATCAGCGCGTTTGAACTCGGCATCATCCAGGCCCGCATGCTGGATGCGGCTCGCGCCAAGGCTCGCCGTGGCGAACTGCGCATCAGCGTTCCGATCGGTTACATCTGGCACCGCGAGATGGGGCTCAATTTCGATCCGGATCTGCGGCTTCAAGAGGCGATCCACCAGATCTTTGCCCGATTCCGCAGACTGGGCGGCGCGCGACAGGTGCTTCTGTCGATGAGGGCCGATCAGGTTCATTTCCCGCGTCCGTCGGACGGTAAGCAGCTGGTCAGCTTCGATTGGACGCCGATCCGGTATCGCAATGTGATCTCGGTGTTGAAGAATCCATTCTATGCCGGCGTGTACGTCTACGGCAAAAGCGAGAAGAGAGTGGAGATCGTCGACGGGCGGGCCAGGAAGAGCTACGGCCATGGCAAACCGTTCGAAGAATGGGAAGTGAAGCTCAAAGACCACCACAAAGGCTACATAGATTGGGCGGAGTTCGAGCTCAATCAGACGCAGCTCGCCATCAACGCCTACGGCAAACTAGGCGGCCTTAAATCCGGGCGCGGCGGCCGGGCGCTGTTGTCTGGGCTGATTTCCTGTGCATGCTGCGGCCGGCGCACGGCATCTTTATCCCGACCAACCTAA